The following coding sequences are from one Epilithonimonas vandammei window:
- a CDS encoding ferredoxin--NADP reductase, with protein sequence MENQLTIANQPQFHRLKIAKKRQLTKNAFALELAIPEDLKSKYQFQAGQYVTLKYHFNEKEIQNDYSFTSAPFENKIELAIKINGDESSTNFLFKNYQIGDEISVSEPLGRFCIPSRPNEKRTILAFASGIGITPIFSHIKNILHEEQFTRIFLFYGNKSYEDIVLKQELEDLQKENVGRFEVFYFLSQEKVKDQLFQGRLDEKKISLIINQILHLDEDDDESTIWDSTDKVLICGPGEMIKSVANACYNHGIPKKNIHFELFEAFNDDIYPTEKEFPLIENVNVKIKFNHIEKDGIVLKNNERKILQQLLDLGYKLPYSCKSGICGSCLCYLKNGEVDMTEDEYLTENEKSQGKILPCVSIAMSKDVSLDFDLY encoded by the coding sequence ATGGAGAATCAATTAACAATCGCAAATCAACCTCAGTTTCACAGGCTAAAAATAGCTAAAAAACGACAATTGACCAAAAATGCTTTCGCATTGGAATTGGCAATTCCCGAGGATTTGAAATCCAAATATCAGTTCCAAGCAGGTCAATATGTGACGCTGAAATATCATTTTAATGAAAAGGAAATTCAGAATGATTATTCTTTTACATCAGCTCCTTTTGAAAACAAAATTGAATTAGCCATCAAAATCAATGGCGACGAAAGTTCAACTAATTTCTTATTCAAAAATTATCAGATTGGTGATGAAATCTCTGTGAGTGAACCTCTCGGACGTTTTTGCATTCCTTCAAGACCAAACGAAAAACGGACAATTCTGGCTTTTGCTTCCGGAATTGGAATTACACCGATTTTTAGTCATATTAAGAATATTCTTCACGAAGAACAATTCACCAGAATTTTTCTTTTTTATGGAAACAAAAGTTATGAAGATATTGTTCTAAAGCAGGAATTGGAAGATTTGCAGAAAGAAAATGTTGGCAGATTTGAAGTGTTTTATTTCTTGTCTCAGGAAAAAGTAAAAGACCAATTATTCCAAGGACGATTGGATGAAAAAAAGATTTCTCTCATTATTAATCAAATTCTACATTTGGATGAAGATGATGACGAATCCACCATTTGGGATAGTACGGATAAAGTGCTGATATGCGGTCCTGGTGAAATGATAAAATCTGTCGCCAATGCTTGTTACAACCACGGAATTCCGAAAAAAAATATTCATTTTGAGTTGTTTGAAGCTTTTAATGATGATATCTATCCAACCGAAAAAGAGTTTCCTCTAATTGAGAATGTCAATGTTAAAATCAAATTCAATCACATCGAAAAAGATGGAATTGTTCTGAAGAATAACGAGCGAAAAATTTTGCAACAACTTTTGGATTTAGGTTATAAACTTCCTTATTCCTGCAAATCTGGCATCTGTGGAAGCTGTCTTTGTTATTTGAAAAATGGAGAAGTGGATATGACAGAAGATGAATATTTGACAGAAAATGAAAAAAGCCAGGGGAAAATTTTGCCTTGTGTTTCCATTGCAATGAGCAAAGACGTATCTTTAGATTTTGATTTGTATTAA
- a CDS encoding SanA/YdcF family protein: MIRAITNFFRIIFGLLELGVLLLILANVWVVALTSGRTYNKISKVPSRDCALVLGTSPKMRSGVANPYFTARMDAVGTLYHHGKVKKIIVSGEKSENYDEPAAMKRFLVYTEGVPESIIIEDPKGFNTHKSILRCKNVYGEKNVIIVSQGFHNLRALFFARNNGMNALGYDAQDVSKNESFYRNHTREFFARVLAVFYYVLGISPEE; this comes from the coding sequence ATGATTCGGGCAATAACTAACTTTTTCAGAATAATTTTCGGGCTCTTGGAACTCGGGGTTTTGCTGTTGATTTTAGCCAACGTCTGGGTGGTAGCCCTAACAAGTGGGAGAACTTATAATAAAATCAGTAAAGTCCCTTCAAGAGATTGTGCGCTGGTTTTGGGAACTTCTCCCAAGATGCGTTCCGGTGTTGCCAACCCATATTTTACAGCAAGGATGGATGCTGTAGGAACACTTTATCATCATGGAAAAGTCAAAAAAATTATTGTGAGTGGCGAAAAAAGCGAAAATTATGATGAGCCTGCCGCGATGAAACGTTTTTTGGTTTACACAGAAGGCGTTCCGGAAAGTATTATTATTGAAGACCCCAAAGGATTCAATACCCATAAAAGTATTTTGCGTTGTAAAAATGTTTATGGTGAGAAAAATGTGATTATCGTTTCACAAGGTTTTCATAATCTTCGTGCATTGTTCTTTGCCAGAAATAATGGGATGAATGCGTTGGGTTACGATGCTCAGGATGTAAGTAAAAATGAAAGTTTCTACCGCAATCACACCCGTGAATTCTTTGCCAGGGTTTTGGCCGTTTTTTATTACGTTTTGGGAATTTCGCCGGAAGAATAG
- the udk gene encoding uridine kinase has translation MLVIGIAGGTGSGKTTVVNKILQQLNLEGVNVLSQDNYYHDNPNLTLSEREVLNYDHPKSIDFDLMLQHVKALKNHQSIEQPIYSFVTHSRTGDHITVEPRNVLIVEGILVLTSKELLKEFDLKVFVHADSDERLIRRIRRDTQERGRDLQEVLHRYQTTLKPMHQEFIEPSKNEADLIVPNMKQNSVAIDFLTTVINNSLKKVH, from the coding sequence ATGCTCGTGATTGGTATAGCCGGAGGAACAGGTTCCGGAAAAACAACTGTTGTTAATAAAATTCTTCAACAACTTAACTTAGAAGGCGTTAACGTGCTTTCACAAGATAATTATTACCACGACAATCCTAATTTGACTTTGTCAGAAAGAGAAGTTCTTAATTACGATCACCCAAAATCAATCGATTTTGACTTGATGTTACAACACGTTAAAGCTCTTAAAAATCATCAGAGTATAGAACAGCCGATTTATTCTTTCGTTACGCATTCCAGAACTGGCGACCATATTACTGTGGAACCAAGAAATGTATTGATTGTAGAAGGAATTCTGGTTTTAACAAGCAAAGAATTACTGAAAGAGTTTGATCTAAAAGTTTTTGTACACGCAGATTCTGACGAGAGATTAATCCGTAGAATTCGAAGAGATACGCAGGAGAGAGGTAGAGATTTGCAAGAAGTTTTGCATAGATACCAAACGACTTTGAAGCCGATGCATCAAGAGTTTATCGAACCTTCCAAAAATGAAGCAGATCTTATTGTTCCCAATATGAAACAGAATTCTGTAGCTATCGATTTCTTAACGACAGTGATTAACAATTCGCTTAAAAAAGTTCATTAG
- a CDS encoding FtsB family cell division protein yields MKELIKDIKKKSPTLKFFQTYVFNKYVLTLTGFLIWMIFFDSTSFLVINELNGEISHYEEQRDFYKTEYEKNDSFYRKLMNNKQEKEKYARENYFMKKPNEEIFILVADSSNVAKK; encoded by the coding sequence ATGAAAGAACTAATCAAAGATATCAAGAAAAAATCACCGACACTTAAGTTTTTCCAGACTTATGTGTTCAACAAATATGTGTTGACATTGACCGGATTTTTAATTTGGATGATATTTTTTGACAGCACTTCTTTCTTGGTTATCAATGAACTGAATGGTGAAATTAGTCATTATGAAGAACAACGGGATTTTTATAAAACAGAATACGAGAAAAATGACAGTTTCTACCGTAAGCTGATGAATAACAAGCAGGAAAAAGAAAAATACGCAAGAGAAAATTACTTTATGAAGAAACCAAACGAAGAAATTTTTATCTTGGTAGCCGACAGTTCTAACGTCGCTAAAAAATAA
- a CDS encoding methylmalonyl-CoA mutase family protein → MDFINNFEDWEQLVKKQLKTDNIYEILSKDNLENITVKPYYQNNLETKILPKVEESTHLVAEYQVGLEEQAFAFLLNENVEGLEEKAIFINNPDLAEHILTEESNRYFSLIDVFSDDKKAEINEQLAGELLSKSFERQICADVSLHQNAGASIIQQLAFALAKCKELVEKFGAEILEKLVFRFAIGSNYFFEIAKIRAFKYLFNQFSKEFNKDLIPYIFAETSFRNKAKNDADNNLIRSTLELASAMIGGADAVFSNDYKFEDSSELSKEISFKQQIVLAYESIINVFEDATSGSYFVEDITQQFAEKSWKLFLEIEEKGGYLEALKSGEIQKMIFEQAVKEQSWVEEGKIKLIGVNLYPKLEIKKSIEALYNSDEIKVVRLAEMFE, encoded by the coding sequence ATGGATTTTATAAATAATTTTGAAGATTGGGAACAGCTTGTAAAAAAGCAACTCAAAACAGACAATATTTATGAAATTCTATCTAAGGATAATCTGGAAAACATTACTGTAAAACCATATTATCAAAATAATCTTGAGACAAAAATTCTCCCTAAAGTTGAAGAAAGCACACATCTTGTTGCAGAATATCAAGTTGGTTTGGAAGAACAGGCTTTCGCTTTTCTATTGAATGAGAATGTGGAGGGCTTGGAAGAAAAAGCAATTTTCATCAATAATCCGGATTTAGCAGAACATATTTTAACTGAAGAAAGCAATCGTTATTTTTCTTTGATTGATGTTTTTTCTGATGATAAGAAAGCTGAAATCAATGAGCAATTGGCTGGAGAATTATTATCAAAATCATTTGAAAGACAGATTTGTGCAGATGTAAGTTTGCATCAAAATGCTGGAGCTTCCATCATCCAGCAATTGGCTTTTGCATTGGCTAAATGTAAAGAATTAGTAGAAAAATTCGGTGCGGAGATTCTTGAAAAATTGGTATTTCGATTTGCGATTGGTTCTAATTATTTTTTCGAAATTGCTAAAATCAGAGCTTTCAAATATTTGTTTAATCAGTTTTCTAAAGAATTCAATAAAGATTTGATTCCCTACATTTTTGCTGAAACTTCATTTAGAAATAAGGCAAAAAACGATGCAGATAATAACCTGATTCGTTCTACTTTGGAATTAGCTTCGGCTATGATTGGCGGCGCTGATGCGGTTTTTTCTAATGATTATAAATTTGAAGATTCATCGGAGCTTTCAAAAGAAATTTCGTTTAAACAACAGATTGTTCTAGCTTATGAAAGTATTATTAATGTTTTTGAAGATGCAACTTCAGGAAGTTATTTTGTGGAAGATATTACACAGCAATTCGCTGAGAAATCTTGGAAATTATTCCTTGAAATCGAAGAAAAAGGCGGTTATCTTGAAGCGTTAAAATCGGGAGAAATTCAGAAAATGATTTTTGAGCAAGCTGTAAAGGAACAAAGTTGGGTGGAAGAAGGAAAAATAAAATTAATAGGTGTGAATCTTTATCCAAAATTAGAAATAAAAAAATCTATCGAAGCGCTTTATAATTCTGATGAAATCAAAGTGGTTCGTTTAGCAGAAATGTTTGAATAA
- a CDS encoding DinB family protein → MKKQFIDLLEYNSHFNQLLIKIYLENKDSFNEKMISLLNHILNAQQVWNSRIIFEDSFGVWQINPDEKLLENNQSNFENSFKILSERNLDEIIVYRNSKGDEFQNSIREIFFHFINHSTYHRGQIAMLIKQAGLEPINTDYIFYKRK, encoded by the coding sequence ATGAAAAAGCAATTCATTGATTTATTAGAATATAATTCTCATTTTAATCAGTTGTTGATTAAGATTTATCTTGAGAACAAAGATTCTTTTAATGAAAAAATGATTTCCCTTCTTAATCACATTCTCAATGCTCAACAAGTCTGGAATTCCAGAATTATTTTTGAAGATTCATTCGGAGTTTGGCAAATTAATCCTGATGAAAAACTTTTAGAAAACAATCAATCTAATTTCGAAAATAGCTTCAAAATTCTGAGCGAAAGAAACCTTGATGAAATCATCGTTTACAGAAATTCAAAAGGCGATGAATTCCAAAACTCAATTCGAGAGATTTTCTTTCATTTTATCAATCATTCGACTTATCATCGCGGTCAGATTGCAATGCTGATTAAACAGGCCGGATTGGAACCGATTAATACGGATTATATTTTCTACAAAAGGAAATAA
- a CDS encoding pseudouridine synthase encodes MSGDGNQSGRNRKPRPSGGSRPSGNSRSSSDSRGKSTSEKSFGNSKGPKTTRGGDRFDSRDKYENGDRKFGPKKPFSRAEKEEDKTKSFIQKRRFDKISKSVPKESIRLNKYIANSGICSRREADELITQGLVEVNGKVVTEMGYQVQKTDRVVFDGQNITPEKPVYVLLNKPKGYISTTKDEKARKTVMDLTANASPYRIFPVGRLDRQTTGVILLTNDGHLTKKLTHPSFNMRKIYHVTLDRKLSTEDLRSIADGIRLEEGVAEVDSISYIEGKPKNEIGIELHIGWNRVVRRIFQKLGYEVEALDRVMFAGLTKKNIKRGHWRILTEQEVNNLKML; translated from the coding sequence ATGAGCGGAGACGGAAATCAATCAGGTAGAAACAGAAAACCAAGACCATCTGGAGGCAGCAGACCTTCCGGAAACTCCCGTAGCTCCAGTGATAGCAGAGGAAAATCAACTAGCGAAAAATCTTTCGGAAACTCCAAAGGTCCTAAAACGACTAGAGGCGGAGACCGTTTTGACAGCCGTGATAAATACGAAAATGGCGATAGAAAATTCGGTCCTAAAAAACCTTTTAGCAGAGCTGAAAAAGAAGAGGACAAGACAAAATCATTTATCCAAAAAAGAAGATTTGATAAAATAAGTAAATCAGTTCCCAAAGAATCCATCAGACTTAATAAATATATTGCTAACTCCGGAATCTGTAGTAGGAGAGAAGCAGATGAATTGATTACTCAAGGTCTTGTGGAAGTAAACGGAAAGGTGGTTACTGAAATGGGTTACCAAGTTCAGAAAACAGACAGAGTGGTTTTTGATGGACAGAATATCACACCAGAAAAACCGGTTTATGTTCTTCTAAACAAACCAAAAGGATATATCTCTACAACCAAAGATGAGAAAGCGAGAAAAACGGTAATGGATTTGACCGCAAATGCTTCTCCATACAGGATTTTTCCTGTAGGCAGACTAGACAGACAAACTACTGGTGTCATTTTACTGACTAATGACGGACATCTTACTAAAAAGCTGACGCATCCGTCTTTCAATATGAGGAAAATCTATCATGTGACATTAGACAGAAAACTTTCTACAGAAGATCTTAGATCCATTGCAGATGGAATTCGTCTTGAGGAAGGTGTTGCAGAAGTGGATAGCATCTCTTACATCGAAGGAAAACCAAAAAATGAAATTGGAATCGAACTTCATATCGGATGGAATAGAGTAGTTCGTAGAATTTTCCAAAAATTGGGCTACGAAGTGGAAGCATTGGACCGAGTAATGTTTGCAGGTCTGACCAAGAAAAATATCAAACGCGGACACTGGAGAATCCTTACAGAGCAGGAAGTGAATAATCTTAAAATGTTATAA
- a CDS encoding alpha/beta hydrolase: protein MNKIYVFSGLGVDKRVYDNIDFGTLDVEFIDWIEPLKNESLENYALRISEKITCDNPILIGLSFGGMLVAEISKIINVKKIILIASAKNKFELPFVFKLSGKLKLNQLLPYSILKSQNFILNWLFGIESNEERQLLKSILNDTNSMFLKWAINEIVNWKNEIYPENCFHIHGNQDRIIPIKNVKADFVVKNGGHFMTVNKAKDIKNIILNLIEK from the coding sequence ATGAATAAAATTTATGTTTTCAGTGGCTTAGGCGTTGATAAAAGAGTTTATGACAATATTGATTTTGGAACTTTGGATGTTGAATTCATTGATTGGATTGAACCTCTGAAAAATGAAAGTCTAGAAAATTATGCTCTTAGAATATCTGAGAAAATAACTTGTGACAATCCGATTCTGATTGGTTTGTCTTTTGGTGGAATGTTAGTTGCTGAGATTTCAAAAATTATTAATGTCAAAAAAATAATTCTGATTGCTTCTGCAAAAAATAAATTCGAACTTCCTTTTGTTTTTAAACTTTCAGGAAAATTAAAGCTGAATCAATTGCTTCCGTATTCGATTTTAAAAAGTCAAAATTTCATTCTAAATTGGTTGTTCGGAATTGAATCTAATGAAGAAAGACAATTGCTCAAAAGTATTCTTAATGATACTAATTCGATGTTCCTAAAATGGGCAATTAATGAAATTGTAAATTGGAAGAATGAAATTTATCCTGAAAATTGTTTTCATATTCACGGAAATCAAGACAGAATTATTCCAATAAAAAATGTAAAAGCTGATTTTGTCGTTAAAAATGGTGGACATTTTATGACAGTGAATAAAGCGAAAGATATTAAAAACATTATTTTAAATTTGATTGAAAAATAA
- a CDS encoding NADP-dependent isocitrate dehydrogenase — MSEKSKIIYTLTDEAPMLATHSFLPIVKAFTSVADVNIVPKDISLSGRILANFPEFLTDEQKIGDALSELGQLATTPEANIIKLPNISASVPQLDEAIAELQSKGFAVPNYPAEPKNDEEKAIKAKYAKVLGSAVNPVLREGNSDRRAPKAVKNYAKANPHKMGDWSADSKTDVAHMTRGDFYGTETSTTVEKDSKYRIVFFGNDGSEKILKDFANLKAGEVIDSSVMNLNSLKAFVQTAIDEAKERGVILSAHLKATMMKISDPIIFGAIVETFFKDVFTKYAETFKSLDINPNNGLQNLYDKIAGIPQEAEIKADIDKALENGPRVAMVNSDKGITNFHVPSDIIVDASMAALIRNGGKMWDKVGAEDDTVAIIPDRSYAGFYQAAIDDMKANGKLDPTTMGSVPNVGLMAQKAEEYGSHDKTFQAEADGTIKVLDENGNTLLEQKVEKSDIFRMCQTKDAPIQDWVKLAVNRARLSDTPAIFWLDKARAHDREIIKKVEKYLKDYDTTGLDIRIMDVKDAMTETLKRAREGKDTISVSGNVLRDYLTDLFPILELGTSAKMLSIVPLMNGGGLFETGAGGSAPKHIEQFIEEGYLRWDSLGEFLALQASLEHLAQTQNNPKAQILADALDEANAKFLAEDKSPGRKLGTIDNRGSHFYLATYWAEALANQTKDADIAAKFAPVAKALTENENKINDELIGAQGKPQEIDGYYRPDFAKTDAAMRPSATLNEIVNGI; from the coding sequence ATGTCAGAAAAATCAAAAATTATCTACACGCTTACAGATGAAGCGCCAATGCTTGCAACGCATTCTTTTTTGCCTATTGTTAAGGCTTTTACTTCCGTTGCAGACGTTAACATCGTTCCAAAAGACATTTCACTTTCAGGGAGAATCTTGGCTAACTTTCCAGAATTCTTGACGGATGAACAAAAAATCGGAGATGCTTTGTCGGAACTTGGACAATTGGCTACAACTCCGGAAGCAAACATTATTAAATTACCAAATATTTCTGCTTCTGTTCCTCAACTAGACGAGGCTATTGCAGAATTACAATCAAAGGGTTTCGCAGTTCCAAATTACCCTGCTGAACCTAAAAATGACGAGGAAAAAGCAATTAAAGCCAAATATGCTAAAGTTCTAGGTTCTGCAGTAAATCCCGTTCTTAGAGAGGGGAATTCTGACAGACGTGCGCCTAAAGCAGTTAAAAACTATGCAAAAGCAAACCCGCACAAAATGGGTGACTGGAGTGCTGACAGCAAAACAGATGTGGCACATATGACCAGGGGCGATTTCTACGGAACAGAAACTTCTACTACGGTTGAAAAGGATTCTAAATACAGAATTGTATTCTTTGGAAATGATGGTTCTGAGAAAATTCTTAAAGATTTTGCAAACCTTAAAGCTGGAGAAGTTATTGATTCTTCTGTGATGAATCTTAATTCATTGAAAGCTTTTGTTCAAACTGCAATTGATGAAGCAAAAGAAAGAGGTGTAATCCTTTCTGCGCACCTGAAAGCAACGATGATGAAAATCTCTGACCCAATTATCTTCGGAGCCATTGTTGAAACTTTCTTCAAAGATGTGTTTACTAAATATGCTGAGACTTTCAAATCACTGGATATCAATCCAAATAACGGATTACAAAACCTTTACGATAAAATTGCTGGAATTCCTCAGGAAGCAGAAATCAAAGCAGATATCGATAAAGCGCTTGAAAACGGACCTAGAGTGGCGATGGTAAACTCTGACAAAGGAATCACGAATTTCCACGTTCCTTCTGACATTATCGTTGATGCGTCTATGGCTGCATTAATCAGAAATGGAGGAAAAATGTGGGACAAAGTTGGTGCTGAAGATGATACAGTAGCAATTATCCCGGACCGTTCTTATGCAGGTTTCTACCAAGCTGCAATTGATGATATGAAAGCTAATGGAAAACTCGACCCAACAACTATGGGTTCTGTTCCAAACGTTGGTTTGATGGCTCAAAAAGCGGAAGAATATGGTTCTCACGACAAAACTTTCCAAGCGGAAGCTGATGGAACAATCAAAGTTCTTGACGAAAACGGCAATACTTTGCTTGAGCAAAAAGTAGAAAAATCTGACATCTTCAGAATGTGTCAGACTAAAGATGCGCCAATCCAGGATTGGGTAAAATTAGCCGTAAACAGAGCGAGATTATCTGATACTCCTGCAATTTTCTGGTTGGATAAAGCAAGAGCGCACGATAGAGAAATCATCAAAAAAGTTGAGAAATATCTTAAAGATTACGATACAACTGGTCTTGACATCAGAATTATGGATGTCAAAGATGCAATGACAGAAACGCTTAAAAGAGCAAGAGAAGGTAAAGACACCATTTCTGTTTCTGGAAACGTTTTGAGAGATTATTTGACTGACCTATTCCCTATTTTGGAATTGGGAACTTCTGCGAAAATGTTGTCTATCGTTCCATTGATGAACGGTGGTGGTTTGTTCGAAACTGGAGCTGGAGGTTCTGCTCCTAAACACATCGAGCAATTCATCGAAGAAGGTTATTTGAGATGGGATTCTTTGGGTGAATTCTTAGCATTGCAGGCTTCTTTGGAACATTTGGCTCAAACTCAGAATAATCCGAAAGCTCAGATCTTGGCTGATGCTTTAGACGAAGCTAATGCTAAATTCTTAGCAGAAGACAAATCTCCAGGAAGAAAATTAGGAACAATCGATAACAGAGGTTCGCATTTCTATTTGGCAACTTATTGGGCAGAAGCTTTGGCTAATCAAACTAAAGATGCTGATATTGCTGCTAAATTTGCGCCTGTTGCAAAAGCTTTGACAGAAAACGAAAACAAAATCAATGATGAGCTGATTGGGGCACAAGGCAAGCCACAGGAAATTGATGGTTATTACAGACCAGATTTCGCAAAAACTGATGCTGCAATGAGACCATCTGCCACTCTTAATGAAATCGTCAACGGAATCTAA
- the tpx gene encoding thiol peroxidase, with the protein MSQITFKGSPINTVGALPEVGTIAQEFTLVAADLSEKHLADYTGKKVLLNIFPSIDTGVCAASAREFNKEASSLENTVVINVSRDLPFALSRFCAAEGLDNVEVLSDFRGNFGEDYGVTLDDSPLRGLLSRAVVALDEKGIVIYTEQVPEIGQEPNYEAAIEALK; encoded by the coding sequence ATGTCACAAATTACATTCAAAGGAAGTCCTATAAATACAGTTGGAGCTTTGCCAGAAGTTGGAACTATCGCTCAAGAGTTTACATTAGTTGCTGCTGATTTATCAGAAAAACATTTGGCTGATTACACTGGAAAAAAAGTATTATTAAATATTTTTCCAAGCATCGATACAGGTGTTTGCGCAGCATCTGCGAGAGAGTTTAATAAAGAAGCGAGTTCTTTGGAAAATACAGTTGTTATCAATGTTTCTAGAGATTTGCCTTTCGCACTGAGCAGATTTTGCGCAGCTGAAGGTCTTGATAATGTAGAAGTTTTGTCAGATTTCAGAGGGAATTTTGGCGAAGATTACGGTGTTACTTTGGATGATTCTCCTTTGAGAGGATTACTGAGCAGAGCAGTTGTTGCTTTAGATGAAAAAGGAATAGTAATCTATACAGAACAAGTTCCTGAAATAGGTCAGGAGCCAAACTATGAAGCTGCAATTGAAGCGTTGAAATAA
- the tatC gene encoding twin-arginine translocase subunit TatC, whose amino-acid sequence MSEEKEMSFLGHIGELRSHLVRSILAIVVLAIVIGFNINWVMDHIFFGPTRNDFLTFRIVNHFSRELTGNDSFILPAQFSVQQKQLFQQFNVMMAVSIFSGAVLGFPYIVWEIWKFISPALMPNEKKNSIFYINAIWMLFMTGVLTGYFLILPLAINFGLLFKVSDNIVQLFDLSDYTTLFLQVTLGMGVVFLFPIAVYILTSIGILTPKFLRTYRRHAIVLIMVVAAIITPADVLSMMAAALPLVLLYEISVVMSNIIYKKMQKKST is encoded by the coding sequence ATGAGCGAAGAAAAAGAGATGTCCTTCCTTGGACATATTGGAGAACTGAGATCCCATCTTGTAAGATCTATTTTAGCGATTGTCGTTTTAGCGATTGTTATTGGTTTTAATATCAATTGGGTAATGGATCATATCTTTTTTGGTCCTACAAGAAATGACTTTTTGACTTTCAGAATTGTGAATCATTTTTCCAGAGAATTGACGGGAAATGACAGTTTTATTCTGCCAGCACAATTTAGTGTTCAACAGAAACAGTTGTTTCAGCAATTCAATGTGATGATGGCGGTTTCCATCTTTTCAGGTGCTGTTTTGGGTTTTCCTTATATCGTTTGGGAAATCTGGAAATTCATCAGTCCTGCTCTGATGCCGAATGAGAAAAAGAATTCGATTTTTTACATCAATGCAATTTGGATGTTATTTATGACCGGCGTTTTGACTGGTTATTTCTTGATTTTACCTTTAGCCATCAACTTCGGTTTATTATTCAAAGTTTCAGATAATATTGTTCAGTTATTTGACTTGTCAGATTATACTACTCTGTTCTTACAAGTTACATTGGGAATGGGTGTGGTTTTTCTTTTCCCGATTGCGGTTTACATCTTGACATCAATAGGCATTCTCACTCCAAAATTCCTTAGAACCTATAGAAGACACGCCATTGTTTTGATTATGGTTGTAGCAGCAATCATTACGCCTGCCGATGTTTTGAGTATGATGGCAGCGGCACTTCCATTGGTTCTACTTTATGAAATAAGTGTGGTAATGTCCAATATAATTTACAAAAAGATGCAGAAAAAAAGCACCTAA